The window tttcttttgccTGGATCTGGAATCAGACAGACCTGTGTTGAAACTCTGTGTCTGTCATTCattactagctctgtgacttgGGGCATGCTACTTAACCGCTCCAAGCCTCAGTTACTTCACTAATAAAAAGAGGTAATTCAAGAATACTTAAGGATTAAATCAAATTCTATCCAAAGTCCTCAGTAGTACACATTAAAATGCTCACCTTTTAATGATTAGTTCAAGGTGTCTCTCTCACCATGAAACTTTTTCTAACCTTAGCCTAGGACATAGTAAAGCCCCCAACTTCTCCCTACTTCTAGGTATTCTGTTTACTTTTCTACTACAAATAGAGAGCCCACTGGAGTACTGGTGAATGTGTAGGCTGTAAGCTCCCTGAAGTTAGGTATTTTGCCATGAGTATCTTTttaggcattcagtaaataattACTGAATGAAACATGTTTCAGTACATCATGAGCTAGCTTATCTGTTGTCTctataaaataaagcatattttaaaaaatctattgtaACTATCGACAATAACTCATTTGATTTTAGAGTCTAAAATGTGGAAtctgctttttcatatattttctagaaaaatgatcttaaaattttaattattttttaaccaaaCTGCTTAGAAATTCACTGCATTCCACAAAATCAGAATTGAGAATACTAGAACTTACCTTACTACAATAAATGGGAAACGTGAAGTTTTTAGACAATCCAGCATAATGATCAGAATGGAAATGAGTGAGAAAATAGGCAGTGCAACCTTCAACCCATCCATACTGAAAGGCATCGACCGTAAAGCCAGTTCCTACAATGAAAACACCAAAGCAGCTGCTTTAGCAAGAGTGAAGTAAAAGTTACCCAATTTGCTTATATAGCAAACGCTCTTACACCTTTACATCTCATGTCCAACTTAACtttacaatttaatttaaaaatctacacCACATAAATTCATCAAAGGATGATCCTAGAGATAAAAATGAGTCTTGTTAAGTTTAGGCTAAATATACCCAGTATAGTCTTTAAGAAtaactttgccaaaaaaaaaaaaagtactaagcTACAAACCAGTTATTTGCTTAGCTGAATGTTTCCATGATACTTACTAGGCACCTAAAAATCCTTTACTTCTGTGAAACAGCAAAAGGGGAATGCTATCTTTCTTCTAAAACATGAAATCTCAATAGGGGTGACATTGACCTGCTTCTGGCAGGAGAAAAATGGCTGATGACCCAAATGATCTCACTGGCCCTCCAAAGAGTCACAGAACAACAACAGGTAAATAGATACCCCTAGTATTTGAATTTCattgtgggaggtggggaggagaaagggaaatgagaaaaaaaaaagcctaaaaagGCTCCCTAGAGCagcaattatgaaaaaaaaaaaagattgagctGTTGTAAAACATGCAGGTAAATAAGCATACCTCCACAATTCTACAGAGGCCTATCCACACATGGCCCACTAGTTCCGggctcactttaaatatataaatttaatcaaAATGTGCATAAATACTTTTCCTTACATAAATATTTTGAGcaaattataatttatagtatCAAAAAAGCAcattaaagaatcctcctgaaaccAAGTGCATTTTGGCAGTTTTATAGTCTTTTCAGAAAGGTACCTGGTTTCTTcaataataaaattcattttactaCACATTTCTCTATTAGCTCTTCTATGAAGgcacaagaaattaaaaaaatatgaaaagattacGAAACTAAATTATTACATGGTTTAAAAATGGTTAGCATTTATTATGACCTGTGTAACCCAtgacattttccttctttgaagctttttcagttcagttcagtcactcagtcgtgtccgactctttgtggccccacgccaggcctccctgtccatcaccaactcccggagttcactcagactcacgtccatcgagtcagtgatgccatccagccactttgcatttctcttaagTTCTTAGAGGCTGTCTGTTACCATGGTTACTTACAGaaatcctttccttcctctgtatTAAGCTGATCTATACTACTTTTTGTCAAATCTGTAATATCTATATAGCTAGTACAGTATCTTGTATATGGTggtggtgttagtcactcagttgtgtccaactctttttgtgattccatggactgtagctcgccatgctcctctgtccatggaattctccaggcaagaatactggagtgggttgccattcccttctccagaggatcttcccaacccagggatcgaacctgggtctcccacattgaaagcagattctttactgtctgagctaccagggaagccccattttgtaTATAGAATATGTTTAGTAGAAGTTTGCTGAACTAAATGGaccaaaaaaaagattaaataggcaaaaaaaaaatctgttacatAAAAAATAAGGGAAACACAACAAATTGTTTCACATCCACACAACATGAGCAATGAACATGAAGTTTAAAGAAGTTGCGTCTTTGTAGATATATTAAGCGTTGCTACTTCGACTTACCAGGTATTTTTTTATAGAATGGGCATGTCCTTTTCCTTAATTCTCCTGCATTAGATGACTCTGAGATTTTTGTGTTCTCTCTCTGCACTCTGCCATGAGCTGATTTTATGAAGGTTTTGTCTTTACTTAAATTGACTGTTCTAGGTACTGTCTTCTTAAGGTGACCTGGATTCTTCTGATGTCCTCCTTCCTGCAATGAATCTGACTTTTTAAGTCTCTTTTTTTGACGCTGTGACCCCTTATCAGAAAGCTCCACAGAAGGCTGACTTTCACTTAAATTCTTTGCCTCTAATTCTAAATCACTTAAAGatttttctgctttcctcttgCGCTGCTGGGACCTCTTTTCATTAGGACTTACAGCTGTATTGAAGTTCATCCCTTCTAATGAACTTTCCTCCagcaatttctcttttcttttgggtGGCAGTCCAAAATACACACCTATATCCATCTGCTTCATTACCTTAGTAGAAGGCTGTGTTGCATGACACTTAGGGCCAGAGGGCAACATTTTCGAAGGCTTAGCAACAGTAGGTGTACTAGAAAATGTTTCTGAATTTAAAACTGGAACTTTATTGTCCAGCATACCACCTAATGCCTTTCTGCAGAAACATGTTGAGTTTGCGTTGTTCTTAGCATTGGAATTCTTATTTGATAATTCTCTAGTTTTACTTTGGGTTGGGTGGAAAGAATGACACCCTCCTCCCTGGTTTTCAAAACGTTTTGACATTTTACTCTTAAGTAATGGAAGAGAATTTTGATTGTAAACAGCTGATTCTTCAATCACCTGTTTCTCTTTATTTGATTGAGATGAGCGAAATTCTGGCTCATCAGGTTTTGCTTTAGAGGCTTGGTAACCAGGAGAAGTAAAACTCTCTGCTAATGCAGGTGGAAGCAACAAAAAATCATCATCAGTATATGCTGGATGACCATGTGAAACAATTCTCTTATTTTGGAAAGTAAGTTGAGACGAATCATTAAGAGAGTTGCATTCATACAATTCTTCATTGTATTTATCCTGCGTTAAGAAGCTATCCACTTCGGGGCAGGCCTCCTGGTCCTTCAGTAAGGGGTCATatagttttttaaacaaaatggagCTGTTGTCATCTTCTTCTAGATTGCCATCTTTAGAGCTTTCCATGAAAAATAGTTCCTGTTGTGAATCATCCAGCTTATCATTTGTATCGTAAGTTTCTTCATCACTTTGAAGTGGAGAATAGGAGATTTCACAGTTGCTAAAGTCATTTTCTGGCAATGGCAAATTTCTGTGTTCTGGGTTGTTTTGGCTGTCTAATTCTTCAGCAAGAGGCAAACCAACTCCTACCAGTTTGTCACTGTTAACATGTCCTGTAAATTGTGGGACTTGTTGGGAAGTTTGGCTATTTGTCAAAGAGGAAATCTTTTTATTGGTTTCAGTTGGAGACTGAGAGCTTTTTAGACACTGTGTCACTAACAAGGGATCAgctgaaacattttttaagttttctgtttgtttctgatGTGGAGACCATCTTTTCTCAAGGCTACAAAGAAAGTCTGAATTAGTTTCGCGGAAACTCCGCCCTGACCCATGGGAAGGATCCTTGAGAGGACTATTACCAGCTCTGCTTTGAGCTAGCAGAAGGTGAGTGTATCTCTGGTAATGAGAAGGAATTGTTGAGGAACACTGAAGACCATCAGGACActctgaaaattttaataaagaaaaaagtattactGGATCAAAGCACAGAATAAGCTTTGACAGTATTAGCACTATAAATTAACAGGTAAGTGGTTTAACAGGTAAATAATCAGCCCTACTTTGCAGCCTTAGGACAATAGCTATCTTTATACCAACAAAAAATCAACACACAATTATCAGTAATCAAGCATGGTTTTACAAGGTgctacttattatttttaaatcaaatattcttttaagtttcctttcaaatactcttttcttggggaaaaaaaaaaattaagactaacACCTTTTTCTCCCCACTAAAAGCTTTCACAAAGATGAGTTCCTCCAAAATGCATGTCATGCTTGTATGAGAAATCTATCCCATCAGTTTCACTACATCTCTATTGCTCAGGCAAAAAAAGAGTAGAGAAAGCTGGTATGTCTGTATCATAAGTTTAAAATTCCAGACTAAAATTCTACTCCAATTTTTGTCTTATCAGGCAACACAGATGTATGACAACCGCAGTACCAAATTAGGTTCCATTATTTAATATTCACACTGTATACAAAAACAGTAATACCAATCTTAATCAGAGTTGTCCATACACTAAACATTTTAGATTCTGTCATAAGATTTGCAATTTAATTTGATAAATTGGTTAATAATAAGGCTTAAGTAATCTGGAAACTTCCCTGGCATACTATTATGATTGAGAAACAGTATGGAAACTGTCTTGGCATAACCTCCCCCTTGTATGTCACTTTCCAGGCCTATCAAAAAATGACTCCCTCCACCTCCAAAGGGCCcgctttgtggctcagctggtaaagaatccacctgcaacgtgggagacctgggttccatccctgggttgggaaaggctacccaatccagtattctgggctggagaatccatggactgtgtagtccatggggtcgcaaaaagtcagacatgactgagcgactttcactttcacctccaaAAAAGATATTACATTAAACTGGAAGACTTCATTGCTTAAAACTTAAAACTCCCTCATAAAAGTATACGTTAAAGAACTCAAGAACAATCCACCTGAGATTCTGTTCAAAGGAGTTTAtcagtgaaaagcaaagagaaaaatctctttgAGGTGGCTTCATCTGTAAGACATTTTACCCTGAGGGGCTCATTATGGGACTTCGATTTCTGATTTTCAAGCCACTGAAAACCAAATTACTAGCATTTGTTGAGGCTTTCACTTTTACAGGAAAGGCTAGTgccagttttttgttgttgttattttgcaTCTTTGCAGTACTTTAAAATGAGAACTAGAGGTTAATAATAAAATGTCTTTTGAATCATAGTTAACTGAAAGCCTTATTGAATATTACTTTTATTCTATTGAATTTAAATTCtctgagatttaaaattttatatatggtatataactttaaaatatacaaagcaaataATCAATAACAACTTATTCTCCATATACTATAAGTAGGatttatattacatttaatttacatattaatTCTACATATTACATTTAATTCTACATATTAAACATGACATTTACTATATAGTTTAAAAGGTAACAACAGTGTAATATTACTTCCGTTCTCATTTGGCACAATTATTTACTAGAATCTTAATAAACTAACACTCCTTCCTAGTCCTTCTTTCTATACATTAAGAATGTACGGCATCCTTGACTTCAAGAACCCTGTGGACTACATTCATGATTCTCTAAAAGTCTGTTTCACAAAAGATAAAACGGGCAAAGGGTTCCAACTTTTAAGAACACCAagtgctcagacggtaaagagtcgcctgcaatgaggaagacctgggttctagccctgggtcaggaagatcttccggccaaggaaatggcaacccactccagtattcttgcctgggaaatgccatggacagaggagcctggcaggctacatccatggggtcgcagagttggacatgactgagcgccttcacttcaCCTCTACTGGATAtcaattgctgttgtttagtcactaagtcaagaagggcatggcaacccactccagtattcttgcctggagaatccctatggacagaggagcctggagggctgcagtgtctggggtcgcaaaggtttggactaagcacagcacagtcactaagtcatgtctgactctttgcaaccccagggactgtacccgcccccaccgggctcctctgtccatggaatttcccaggcaagaataccggagcagactaccatttccttctccaggagatctttccaacccagggattgaacccatgtcttctgcactggcaggtggattctttaccgctgtgccacctgggaagcccattagatgTCAATACCACCTACCTTATGCAGGTGAAAGTAGCCTAATATATGCTCAATTAACATTTATGAAAAATCACAGATGTTTTGGAACtcttatgaaataataaaatgcattaaaactttcttttttggccatgcggcttataggatcttagttctcaaaccagggattgaacccattccaCCTGCAGCAGGAGAAAAGAGCCCAAACCActtaccaccagggaattccccattcAAACTGTTTTCAGGTTTGCAACACTCTCTACAGTTATACCAATGACTAGTATCTTTTTACCCTCACAAGAAGGGTAACAATGCATTATCTTGTTTCCTTCAAAGGTGAGTCATTCTTAAGAGTATCTCATCTCACTTCCGGTTTACTACTTATctggtttccttccttccttccagattGTTAAGTCTGGCCTCATTCAGGTCTTGTTGACTATTTCGAGCCCACTGTCTTTTTTGGAATCTTACCTGTTCCAGAGACTGGTGTGGAATCCAAACACTCAAAAACGTGCCATCGAGGTGTTTGACCTAGCAAGGAGGAAAAAGGCATCTGGCAGTTGGGACAGTACCCATCATAAATCTGCCGTGTCTTTGGAGACATGTGTTTGGTTTCGTGAGTCCTACTGCGCTTTTCTGGAGTGGTCTCCGTGTCTTGGCACTGTTGAACACCATCTCCACATATGGAGCTCTGACTGGAAGCTACAGATGTCTGACTGTCTGTTTCTCTAAGGCACGTTTCCGGGGTCTTGACCTTCTTTTTAGTTTCTACAgtcctttttttatttctgtttcgtTTTGACTGGTGTTGTCCATCTGTTGCTTTTTCAACAGAATCTGGAATATTCTCAGAGCAATTATTTGGACGTACtcgttttggttttcttttggaTTTGTATTCCCAGATGTCTTCTTCCAAAAAAGCATCTTCTAACATGGCAAAATGATTCTGATCATGAAAAAAGCACTAATCTTAAGCAAATTGACAATCTGTTTCTTGTTACAAAATTATTAAAGGGAATTATTTTGCTGAGGAAAAAAAGGTAACAAAAAACTTACTAACTTGATGGGACTCTAAAGCTCTGGTAATGAATATATTGGGAAACCACAAACCTCTTACCTAAGAACACTTGCTGTTCCATTTATAGCACAGTAAAATTAACAGGGGTAGCATCTGAGTTTTCCATTGTGTATACTTCATTCAGGTCTCTTGGCTTTTTCCAGGACTTGATTCATAAAAGTAAGAATCAGTAATACTTTGAATACCAAGTCCTAATGGAAATCATAGGTTTAACAGACTAATTTTAGAAGGAGCTTTGTAAAATCCTTATAAAGCTCCTGTCAATTCTTTTTCAGCTGGACAACTGTACAAATCACAAATCCAACCACAGTCCCTAGGCAACTGACTCAGCAGGTGTTCCAAACACTTAATGGCTACTTCAGCTTGCTAGTAACTCTAGTCACACCATAATCAAATGTGTGTGATTGGCAAAAGAAAAGTAATAGCCCTTATCCGTGACTCCAGGTCATTCAACAGCTTCGGTTTCCTGGGTCAGTCCAGTGTCTTCCTCCAGCGGCAATGAACAAAGACTGCataatgaacaaacaaaattcaAGTATGTGAAGTTGTACCTGCACCGAGACCACCCACACGCCTAACTTCAGATCGCAGAGGTGATCTGCCTGCAAGTCATCAGCTTTCTTTCCCACCAGCCTCAAAAACCAAGGTTCACCTGCCTGATGACACCCACCGGCTCGACCTCCTGTTTGGGCATTAGAGACGGCAAGGCCAGTGGAGGGGGCCCTCATTCCCCTCCATTCCTCAGGGCTGGGAGTGACGGAGCTGCCAACACAGCCCGCTCCGCAAAAGCCATCGGTGCCCCCACCCCGCCTCTTCTGAGGGCAGGCGCCCACCTGCCAccctcaccacccccacctccctgcgAGGAGCTCCAGCTGCGTCCGCTCCCCCCGGACACCCCTCGCCCGCCCGGTCCCCGTGTTCGCTCCTGCACTTTCACGGCACTGCTTGGTAATAAAACGCGGCGCTCATGTATAAGCCAAGCCATTGGCTAGTCCCTCCCAACTTAAAAAAGCCTACTCCTTTACCTTTCATGTCGTGGCGGGAACAGCTTCCCGTGACCAACGCTGTGTCGAATCGGCTGTTCCCGGTCTAAAAGGggaactttgaaaagaaaaaaaaaaaagtttgggccCTTTAAGTTCTACAGATTTATTTCGTTTTATTTTAGTTCTAAAACCTGCTAATTTCCAAACTGAAGGGTGGGGAATTGTTCTCTTGGAGCTTCTAGAACGCCGGCCCAGTGGCCTTTTCCTTGTTGAATCTGGCGTTCTGAATGTCCAGGCTCCCCTGGGGCGAGAAGACTTAGGAGGGGCGGGGTAGGTTGGGAAGGTAGTTTAATTACGTGCCTGGGAATTGCCCCGATTTACACTTTAGCCTTTGAACAAACTGCCGTTAGCGTAGAGTGGGGCTGGTGGAAAGGGAGGCGAATGTGCGGTTTGGAAACCAAAGAACAATAAAGCgcttcctctctctccacccGAGACCGTCCCGCGGGCTGGGCGGCCGCCCCTGGACCATCCGGAGAGAACATGGCGGCGCCCGGAGCCCGGAGCTGCAACCTCTCGGGCCTGCTCCCGGCTCAGACCTCGCTGGAGTACGCCCTGCTCGACGCCGTGACCCAGGAGGAGAAGGACGGCCTGGTCTACCAGTATCTGCAGAAGGTGGACGGCTGGGAACAGGACTTGTTGGTGCCCGAGTTTCCGGAAGGTGAGGGGCTGGCTTCGGGGTGGGGACCCCTCCGGAACCTCCCCTTTCTCGCGGACCGCGCCCTCCCCTGATGCGGTGGGCGAGGCGGCTGTGCAGCCGAGCCGCGGAGAGACGCCTCGCCCAGCCGAGACTCTGTCCCCAGGCGGCAGCGAACTAGGGTTTGTGGAGGGCGGGAACCTGCATCTTCGTCTCTATCCTCCGTCTCTTCCCGGGCCTTGGGTTAACTCAGTACACCGAGTTAAAGTTTCGTGGCCCCCGTTGGCAGTGATTCCAGTGTCCACGCCACCCTGTCCTTTCAGTCTGGTTgcgcatcatcatcatcatctttgtgCATCATCCAGGCTAAAGGTTACGGATCACTTGTGGGCCACAAAGAGTCCTAAACACAAAGTATTTGTTACTTAATCTTTGCAAACCACCGAGGTGGTCTTATTGCGTG is drawn from Bos indicus isolate NIAB-ARS_2022 breed Sahiwal x Tharparkar chromosome 26, NIAB-ARS_B.indTharparkar_mat_pri_1.0, whole genome shotgun sequence and contains these coding sequences:
- the DCLRE1A gene encoding DNA cross-link repair 1A protein: MLEDAFLEEDIWEYKSKRKPKRVRPNNCSENIPDSVEKATDGQHQSKRNRNKKRTVETKKKVKTPETCLRETDSQTSVASSQSSICGDGVQQCQDTETTPEKRSRTHETKHMSPKTRQIYDGYCPNCQMPFSSLLGQTPRWHVFECLDSTPVSGTECPDGLQCSSTIPSHYQRYTHLLLAQSRAGNSPLKDPSHGSGRSFRETNSDFLCSLEKRWSPHQKQTENLKNVSADPLLVTQCLKSSQSPTETNKKISSLTNSQTSQQVPQFTGHVNSDKLVGVGLPLAEELDSQNNPEHRNLPLPENDFSNCEISYSPLQSDEETYDTNDKLDDSQQELFFMESSKDGNLEEDDNSSILFKKLYDPLLKDQEACPEVDSFLTQDKYNEELYECNSLNDSSQLTFQNKRIVSHGHPAYTDDDFLLLPPALAESFTSPGYQASKAKPDEPEFRSSQSNKEKQVIEESAVYNQNSLPLLKSKMSKRFENQGGGCHSFHPTQSKTRELSNKNSNAKNNANSTCFCRKALGGMLDNKVPVLNSETFSSTPTVAKPSKMLPSGPKCHATQPSTKVMKQMDIGVYFGLPPKRKEKLLEESSLEGMNFNTAVSPNEKRSQQRKRKAEKSLSDLELEAKNLSESQPSVELSDKGSQRQKKRLKKSDSLQEGGHQKNPGHLKKTVPRTVNLSKDKTFIKSAHGRVQRENTKISESSNAGELRKRTCPFYKKIPGTGFTVDAFQYGWVEGCTAYFLTHFHSDHYAGLSKNFTFPIYCSKITGNLLKSKLHVQEQYIHPLPTDTECIVNGIKVILLDANHCPGAVMILFCLPNGHVILHTGDFRADPSMERSLLGSHKVHTLYLDTTYCSPEYSFPSQQEVIQFAINTAFETVTLNPRALVVCGTYSIGKEKIFLAIADVLGSKVGMSKEKYNTLQCFNIPEVSSFITTDMCNSLVHLLPMMQINFKGLQNHLKKCGGKYNQILAFRPTGWTHSNKLTSLADIIPQTKGNISIYGIPYSEHSSYLEMKRFVQWLKPQKIIPTVNVGSLKSRRTMEKYFQEWKLEAGY